The Humulus lupulus chromosome 4, drHumLupu1.1, whole genome shotgun sequence genome has a window encoding:
- the LOC133831316 gene encoding monodehydroascorbate reductase, translating to MAEKSFKYVIVGGGVSAGYAAREFAKQGVKPGELAIISKEAVAPYERPALSKAYLFPESPARLPGFHVCVGSGGERLLPEWYKEKGIELILRTEIVKADLAGKTLVSAAGETFKYQILVIATGSTVIKLSDFGVQGADAKNIFYLREIDDADKLVEAIKTKKNGTAVIVGGGYIGLELGAALRINNLDVTMVYPEPWCMPRLFTADIAAFYEGYYANKGVKIIKGTVATGFSSNANGEVTEVKLKDGRVLEADIVVVGVGGRPLTTLFKGQVEEEKGGIKTDAFFKSSVPDVYAVGDVATFPLKLYNENRRVEHVDHSRKSAEQAVKAIKASEEGKSVEEYDYLPYFYSRSFDLAWQFYGDNVGETVLFGDNNPELPKAKFGTYWIKDGKVIGAFLEGGNPEENSAIAKVAKLQPPVESLDQLKKEGLTFASKI from the exons ATGGCAGAAAAGAGCTTCAAGTATGTAATCGTCGGAGGTGGAGTCTCGGCT gGATATGCAGCTAGAGAGTTCGCCAAACAAGGGGTTAAGCCAGGCGAGCTAGCTATTATCTCCAAAGAAGCG GTTGCTCCTTATGAGCGTCCTGCTCTGAGCAAGGCTTATTTGTTCCCCGAGT cTCCGGCAAGACTTCCGGGTTTCCATGTGTGTGTTGGAAGTGGAGGAGAAAGATTGCTTCCTGAGTGGTACAAGGAGAAAG GTATAGAATTGATCCTTAGAACCGAAATAGTTAAAGCAGATCTTGCTGGGAAAACTCTTGTAAGCGCAGCTGGGGAAACATTCAAGTATCAGATTCTTGTAATTGCAACTGGTTCTACA GTTATTAAATTGTCAGATTTTGGAGTTCAAGGAGCTGATGCCAAAAATATTTTCTACTTAAGAGAAATTGATGATGCTGATAAGCTTGTAGAagcaataaaaacaaaaaagaatggTACAGCAGTTATTGTTGGAGGAGGATACATTGGTCTTGAGCTTGGTGCTGCTTTGAGAATTAATAATCTAGATGTCACTATGGTTTACCCTGAACCTTGGTGCA TGCCTCGGCTTTTCACTGCTGATATAGCTGCTTTCTATGAGGGTTATTATGCAAATAAAGGGGTTAAAATTATCAAGGGAACTGTTGCAACTGGTTTCAGTTCGAATGCAAATGGAGAG GTGACAGAAGTGAAACTCAAGGATGGTAGAGTTCTCGAAGCCGACATTGTTGTTGTTGGTGTTGGCGGAAGGCCCCTTACAACATTATTCAAGGGACAAGTTGAAGAGGAGAAAGGTGGCATTAAG ACTGATGCTTTTTTCAAGTCAAGTGTTCCTGATGTGTATGCTGTGGGAGATGTAGCTACTTTCCCTCTTAAATTGTACAATGAGAATAGGAGAGTTGAGCACGTCGACCATTCTCGCAAATCAGCTGAACAAGCCGTAAAG GCCATCAAGGCTAGTGAGGAGGGAAAATCCGTTGAGGAGTATGACTACCTTCCATACTTCTACTCTCGATCATTTGATCTGGCATGGCAGTTCTATGGCGACAATGTCGGTGAAACTGTACTTTTCGGAGACAACAATCCTGAATTGCCAAAGGCCAAGTTTGGTACATACTGGATTAAGGATGGCAAGGTCATTGGAGCATTCCTTGAAGGTGGCAATCCCGAGGAGAATAGCGCTATTGCCAAGGTGGCCAAGCTTCAACCCCCTGTCGAGAGCCTAGACCAGCTTAAAAAGGAAGGCCTTACCTTTGCTAGCAAGATCTGA